One segment of Candidatus Poribacteria bacterium DNA contains the following:
- a CDS encoding Ig-like domain-containing protein, giving the protein MKKRTLVCFLIFTLCVFYSSIPNTVLGQEASLAQQVFEEHSETLLREDILAVLPDVLNALKDPAFQQNPQVIALGGLDGALDLVLLNPDLLLVALPGADPQFVDLLKTDQDVRAIFEDADVRTLLKDAAAIDELAGLLNVGAEPPVVEPPPVVEPPPVVEPPPVVEPPPVVEPPPVVEPPPVVEPPPVVEPPPVVEVPTVDPFDPIMPTNESLIGRSRLGGLSLNASSGRLFVEQIIRASGLPLEAETLVDAVLDAVPRGFLPKKQVRQILLANRLSIFEQEARQLDFENFGNAITPNFADFAYLEASNKHITRDSLQVYLRVPAKVDGVTFALSGGQPVSGTEVTTDEFQADTIPYTFRLEETLAATNLPAWPSLDTQLFSSVTLRYSHKDPMPEEGYSKHVMVATSGQDGVVWEAEIGLPRSGSTYYYFDVVLTEPVGFTTVDREAIAAMDPTTVSLADVFHPDNIHTIEIQGWSMPDPKNLQIVDRGIVSELFTPDLAGVFTDILTSPRATNIIQKALAGQQVGIGELLSVATSRQQNRLTSILTRNANRLTSRFEATQDPMLASVFTVPRVNMETESLWVAEISDIPDGRYDLQAIVLGPDGEPLDQILLERAEGTEIIVDTTAPEADIRIMDGGNTTGYTNAEGVHVVTAPHAGAAALNIMGVPKGGGVGAGEGYLFYQEIALDADGNPISTWMPLNIESTMLASRIWSAVLAQVPENQLASFLRQNVPQLVGGLDDASIVALLSTTTPEAALALLSPGLIQDFANPFLKSLEPFIGRFQLTEPQAQLIIDALGGSLDIVDHLVPVTFDASGHLTMPIQGDQMSLLLGDYGIRAMGIDTLFNVGSYTEPTRLRIVAPEHDVASVTAAVIGDCNLDGDMDDLFESGPIGDVTIFSNTTENVVLTVTVDHRTAHPATVMVQYMDADGAWQNIGELDLAGTEMGSTLEIDWDVADFDALIEAGDTVTVRAVASNALQLADPDPMEGTINLDPDVCPIGPEVVAITVDSPRATSPDSGGPRGILTLHAYTPGRTYEPIDSVRLAATGPQDADWIIEATDVVLIDGQVLADSLTDPVVPIYTDRSYLQWSIDVNTTNLKDTITASSPAAHDASKDTNQYVVQGYVNVGETEIPPIPGVEARFSVDNIDDIRDFVRRDTTPPLGPTYVTVTKVDATDSVLEDHGNGKYTVGGLIDEYDDTVSSPVVTFAIKPTAARSTYSSVRLLTDAQGLTIENPTEEIGNSGVFTVAVDIGPLAEGTYMFHALAVDDHNNQQVDSSSTDGSKISVTVQYSFRPAPEILAITTGPPAMTNPDSGAPQGMLTLNAYTPILTSPPTSAVRLVAKGPQEAEWTIESSEAAEHISGQELADFLGDLINTVGPDKPIVHINSTYQKWVVSIDTRILEDTITAGSPAARDASKDENQYVVTGYAKTSETEVPPIPGVEARFSVDNVDDVAPLGPTNINVTSVEATDSVFETADDGSYTVGGLVDKYDEEVLSPVATLTVEPTADRNTYMSVRLVTDAEGLLIGEVAESAEGSGVFTVTVDVGTLADGETYLENGIYMFHALVYDAAGNEQADDSETDGSKISVTVENTYRPAPEVLAVTTDPAAVTNPDSGAPQGVVTLNSYSLGERTSPPITSMRFEVKRQDADDSEWQEVGVGSESAAVTAEEVQVLQNNADFVADIVHIAADTVVGGAASSLIYQHASYQKWSIEIDTVALGLEDTIDANSPAARDASLDANPYVVRAIAISAANESESAAADGIKSQFSLDNVDDVAPLGPTNITAVAHVNESGEVVEMVDPNEDGSWTVGGIVDETVASPMAMLTIEPTAAPETFTDGSVKLVRTDADGTQTITDGEPGVVDAATVDVGMLKNGTYMFHALIVDAFGNEQADDSEIDGSRVTVHVLNFQLSDITDLAVTAVDGVDVAEPPAEPISLRDSLRVGFVVANGSLAADDDELTASINGAAVASESTEDPEMTFSLSVMEISALPDGIYTPEGVVKQWNGSVSFALAMVNLDNTGPMIKIETPSEDHTVDSLPTVHATYEDGAGSGVDADGTGVLAWATTDLANGPTVMVTRILPEQGDQDVMVDQGAIETDETTLIYMRTEQLSGGAYRVTVHAADVLGNIGEASVEFAIGGTLPTVAIQSPASGQTFDHGKPLISGEFSGAGTVDVTTFTVNDVDATPEVDGNRFSYTPEAALADGDYTVVVAVTDGDGNRAQTSVAFTVQVPKDTTPPVISAAAPSGVIKGDSWVTISAVVTDEQSSVVSAKFAIDDKPFRSIPLAQIAQGRIETAESFTSGTHTVTLVAISEGGTTQHSWTFTLEVDNVAPTITSISPTGTIRGGLPTISASANDASGVDEIDIVVLDSDGEEVEGGTEDDGEDDVEGITRLDFIPEAPLDEGTYTIQVRATDTIGNSATAQGSFSIDFDTAAPVITMSSPQNEARLTERRPQISISYADAESGVDMDSIRFVLDDQLINLKPNQKSASQVIYTPDLDLAFGQHTVKLEVSDMAHKEGNVSEDSSGAREANMAVHEFTFFVESEAGPVLASRPINAPNPFKDNTRISFTLTRQSTVSIVIYDMTLRPVRVLVDNEVWDAGEYVGKGAIGWDGTSSSGEDLARGVYFCQIIVADGFEPEYAILKLALTR; this is encoded by the coding sequence ATGAAAAAACGAACACTCGTTTGTTTTTTGATTTTTACTTTGTGTGTTTTTTACAGTTCAATTCCGAACACTGTTTTAGGGCAGGAGGCTTCTCTCGCCCAACAGGTGTTTGAGGAGCACAGCGAGACGCTTCTACGTGAAGACATTCTGGCAGTTTTACCGGATGTTCTTAATGCCCTCAAGGATCCAGCATTTCAACAGAATCCTCAAGTTATAGCTCTTGGGGGGTTGGATGGAGCCTTGGATTTGGTTCTTTTGAATCCGGATCTTCTTCTTGTGGCTTTACCAGGGGCCGACCCGCAATTCGTAGATCTTCTTAAAACGGATCAGGATGTCCGAGCAATCTTTGAGGATGCAGATGTGCGGACGTTACTGAAGGATGCAGCGGCGATTGACGAGCTTGCAGGACTATTGAATGTCGGTGCTGAACCGCCTGTGGTAGAGCCACCCCCTGTAGTGGAGCCGCCGCCCGTAGTGGAGCCGCCGCCCGTAGTGGAGCCGCCGCCCGTAGTGGAGCCACCACCCGTAGTGGAGCCACCACCCGTAGTGGAGCCACCACCCGTAGTGGAGCCGCCGCCCGTAGTCGAAGTTCCAACGGTAGATCCTTTTGATCCCATTATGCCTACAAATGAGTCTCTTATTGGTAGGTCGCGGCTGGGTGGACTCTCGCTAAACGCTTCTTCCGGAAGGCTTTTTGTAGAGCAGATTATCCGAGCGTCTGGTCTGCCGCTTGAAGCAGAAACCTTGGTGGACGCAGTCCTTGATGCTGTGCCTCGAGGCTTTCTCCCGAAAAAGCAGGTTCGCCAGATTTTGTTGGCAAACCGTCTCTCGATTTTTGAGCAGGAAGCGAGGCAATTAGATTTCGAGAATTTCGGAAATGCGATAACACCGAACTTTGCTGATTTTGCCTATTTAGAGGCGAGCAACAAACATATAACGCGGGACAGTTTACAAGTCTATCTGCGGGTGCCAGCGAAGGTTGATGGTGTTACGTTTGCCCTCTCAGGTGGACAACCCGTTTCAGGTACGGAAGTTACAACAGATGAATTTCAAGCCGATACCATTCCCTATACCTTCCGGTTAGAGGAAACGCTTGCTGCTACGAACTTACCTGCTTGGCCGAGTTTAGATACCCAATTGTTCTCGAGTGTTACACTACGGTATTCACATAAAGATCCGATGCCTGAGGAAGGCTATTCTAAGCACGTAATGGTGGCGACATCTGGACAAGATGGTGTCGTTTGGGAAGCAGAGATAGGTCTTCCACGTAGTGGCAGCACCTATTACTATTTTGACGTGGTCCTCACTGAACCTGTGGGATTCACAACGGTGGATCGTGAAGCGATCGCTGCTATGGATCCAACCACTGTGAGCCTTGCCGATGTCTTCCATCCTGACAACATACATACAATTGAGATTCAAGGGTGGTCGATGCCGGATCCAAAGAACCTTCAGATAGTAGATCGCGGTATCGTTAGCGAACTCTTTACGCCTGATTTAGCAGGTGTATTTACTGATATATTGACATCGCCTCGGGCTACTAATATCATTCAAAAAGCCTTAGCGGGTCAACAAGTTGGCATAGGCGAATTGCTGAGTGTTGCAACATCACGCCAACAAAACAGACTTACGAGTATACTCACACGTAATGCGAACAGACTTACGAGTCGTTTTGAGGCAACTCAGGATCCGATGTTGGCTTCTGTTTTCACGGTGCCACGTGTGAATATGGAGACCGAATCCCTCTGGGTTGCGGAGATTTCGGATATCCCTGATGGCCGTTATGATTTACAAGCCATTGTTCTCGGTCCTGATGGGGAACCTCTTGATCAAATACTCCTAGAGCGTGCTGAGGGTACGGAGATTATTGTTGATACGACCGCCCCGGAAGCCGATATTCGCATTATGGATGGTGGGAACACCACAGGATATACGAATGCGGAAGGCGTTCATGTTGTTACTGCCCCTCACGCGGGTGCTGCAGCTCTGAATATAATGGGTGTGCCCAAAGGCGGTGGTGTCGGCGCAGGTGAAGGTTACCTATTTTACCAAGAGATCGCACTCGATGCAGATGGCAATCCGATAAGTACTTGGATGCCGCTGAACATTGAATCGACGATGTTAGCATCCAGGATTTGGTCGGCAGTCCTTGCCCAGGTTCCAGAGAATCAACTTGCTTCGTTCTTGCGGCAGAATGTCCCGCAGCTCGTTGGTGGACTCGATGATGCGTCTATCGTTGCACTCTTAAGCACGACAACGCCTGAGGCAGCCTTGGCATTGCTATCACCAGGTCTCATCCAAGATTTCGCAAACCCATTCCTGAAGAGTTTGGAGCCTTTTATAGGTCGCTTTCAGTTGACTGAACCGCAGGCGCAATTAATAATTGATGCGCTTGGTGGGTCCTTAGATATTGTTGATCACCTTGTTCCAGTGACTTTTGATGCGTCTGGTCATCTGACAATGCCGATTCAGGGCGATCAGATGTCTCTCCTGCTTGGTGACTACGGCATCCGTGCAATGGGGATTGATACGCTTTTCAATGTTGGATCCTACACTGAACCGACCCGTCTCAGAATTGTCGCGCCAGAACATGACGTAGCAAGCGTTACAGCTGCTGTGATTGGCGATTGTAACTTAGATGGCGATATGGATGACCTCTTTGAAAGTGGTCCTATCGGTGATGTGACGATCTTCAGTAATACGACAGAAAATGTTGTTCTAACTGTCACGGTTGACCACCGCACAGCACACCCCGCTACCGTTATGGTACAATACATGGATGCCGATGGTGCTTGGCAAAATATCGGCGAACTTGATCTCGCTGGAACCGAAATGGGTTCAACACTTGAAATTGATTGGGATGTTGCTGACTTTGATGCCTTGATAGAGGCAGGCGATACCGTAACGGTTCGTGCTGTGGCAAGTAATGCGCTTCAGCTTGCTGACCCTGATCCGATGGAAGGTACTATCAATTTAGATCCTGATGTCTGTCCGATTGGTCCTGAAGTTGTTGCGATTACGGTAGATTCTCCCAGGGCTACCAGTCCGGATAGTGGTGGACCAAGAGGTATACTCACCCTTCATGCCTATACACCCGGTCGGACTTATGAGCCTATTGATTCGGTTCGCTTGGCTGCCACAGGTCCCCAAGATGCTGATTGGATAATTGAAGCCACTGATGTTGTTTTAATTGATGGTCAGGTGCTGGCTGATAGTCTTACAGATCCTGTTGTTCCCATTTATACTGATAGATCCTACTTGCAGTGGTCGATTGACGTAAATACCACGAATTTAAAGGATACTATCACAGCGAGTAGTCCTGCAGCACATGATGCTTCTAAAGATACAAATCAATATGTGGTACAGGGATATGTAAATGTTGGTGAAACCGAAATTCCACCGATCCCAGGCGTTGAGGCACGATTCTCAGTTGACAACATTGATGATATTCGAGACTTTGTCCGCCGAGATACTACCCCACCACTCGGTCCCACATACGTCACTGTAACGAAGGTTGACGCGACCGATAGTGTCCTTGAAGATCATGGAAATGGTAAATATACTGTTGGCGGTCTCATTGATGAGTATGATGATACTGTCAGTTCACCGGTAGTTACCTTTGCTATTAAACCGACAGCTGCTCGGAGTACCTACAGTTCAGTGAGATTACTAACCGATGCTCAAGGTCTTACTATCGAAAATCCAACCGAAGAAATTGGAAACAGTGGTGTTTTCACTGTGGCCGTTGATATCGGTCCACTTGCTGAGGGAACCTATATGTTCCATGCGCTCGCTGTTGATGACCACAACAATCAGCAGGTTGATAGTTCTAGCACTGACGGATCGAAAATCTCGGTAACTGTTCAATACAGTTTCCGACCAGCACCTGAGATTTTGGCAATAACTACCGGTCCCCCGGCAATGACGAACCCGGATAGTGGTGCACCTCAGGGAATGCTTACGCTTAACGCCTATACACCAATTTTGACTTCTCCACCTACGAGTGCCGTTCGCTTGGTTGCTAAGGGACCTCAAGAGGCAGAGTGGACGATTGAAAGCAGTGAAGCTGCTGAGCATATTAGTGGTCAAGAGCTTGCTGATTTCCTCGGAGACCTCATCAACACTGTAGGACCTGACAAACCTATTGTTCATATTAATAGTACCTACCAGAAATGGGTGGTTTCTATAGATACCAGAATTCTGGAAGATACTATCACTGCGGGGAGTCCTGCGGCACGAGATGCCTCTAAGGATGAAAATCAATATGTGGTAACCGGGTATGCAAAGACCAGTGAAACTGAAGTGCCACCTATTCCGGGTGTTGAGGCACGATTCTCAGTTGATAACGTTGACGATGTTGCCCCGCTTGGTCCTACAAACATCAATGTGACAAGTGTTGAAGCGACTGATAGCGTCTTTGAAACCGCTGATGATGGTAGTTACACTGTTGGTGGACTCGTTGATAAGTATGACGAGGAAGTGCTATCTCCTGTTGCGACGCTTACTGTTGAACCGACAGCAGATCGGAATACTTACATGTCGGTCAGGTTGGTAACCGATGCTGAAGGTCTTCTTATCGGCGAGGTTGCTGAAAGTGCCGAAGGCAGTGGCGTTTTCACGGTAACGGTTGATGTCGGTACGCTTGCTGACGGTGAAACATACTTGGAAAATGGAATTTATATGTTCCATGCTCTTGTGTATGATGCAGCAGGCAATGAGCAAGCCGATGACTCTGAAACCGATGGGTCGAAAATATCGGTAACTGTTGAAAATACTTACCGACCGGCTCCAGAAGTATTGGCGGTAACCACCGATCCTGCAGCAGTGACGAACCCAGATAGCGGTGCACCACAGGGAGTTGTTACGCTTAACAGTTACTCTCTTGGTGAGAGAACCTCTCCGCCTATCACTTCGATGCGCTTTGAAGTCAAACGTCAAGACGCTGACGATTCTGAATGGCAAGAGGTAGGTGTGGGCAGTGAGAGTGCTGCTGTTACTGCCGAAGAAGTCCAAGTATTGCAGAATAACGCTGACTTCGTTGCTGACATTGTTCACATCGCAGCTGATACAGTTGTAGGTGGCGCGGCAAGTTCGTTGATTTATCAACACGCCTCCTATCAAAAATGGTCGATTGAGATTGATACGGTAGCATTAGGACTTGAGGACACCATTGATGCCAATAGTCCTGCGGCACGGGATGCGTCCTTGGATGCGAATCCGTATGTTGTACGAGCAATCGCGATTTCCGCAGCAAACGAAAGCGAATCTGCAGCAGCGGATGGTATTAAATCGCAATTTTCACTCGACAATGTGGACGATGTCGCACCCCTTGGCCCCACAAACATTACGGCTGTCGCCCATGTGAATGAAAGCGGCGAAGTTGTTGAGATGGTTGATCCCAATGAAGATGGAAGCTGGACGGTCGGTGGTATCGTTGATGAAACAGTCGCATCCCCGATGGCTATGCTCACTATTGAACCCACAGCCGCTCCAGAAACCTTCACAGATGGTTCAGTGAAGTTGGTGCGAACGGATGCAGATGGCACCCAAACCATCACTGATGGTGAACCCGGGGTTGTGGATGCAGCAACGGTTGATGTCGGCATGCTTAAAAATGGAACCTATATGTTCCATGCCCTCATTGTTGATGCCTTCGGCAATGAGCAAGCCGATGACTCTGAAATCGATGGTTCAAGAGTCACAGTACATGTGCTCAACTTCCAACTTTCGGATATCACCGACTTGGCGGTCACAGCCGTTGATGGTGTAGACGTAGCGGAACCTCCCGCTGAACCGATTTCGCTTCGGGATTCACTGAGAGTAGGTTTCGTGGTTGCCAACGGTTCGTTAGCCGCTGACGATGATGAACTAACTGCCAGCATTAACGGTGCTGCAGTAGCCAGTGAAAGTACCGAAGATCCAGAGATGACTTTCTCACTATCGGTCATGGAAATTTCAGCACTGCCTGATGGTATTTATACACCAGAGGGTGTGGTCAAGCAGTGGAACGGTTCGGTATCCTTCGCATTGGCGATGGTTAACCTTGATAACACCGGTCCAATGATTAAGATTGAAACGCCCTCCGAGGACCATACGGTGGATAGTTTACCAACTGTTCACGCAACATACGAAGATGGTGCGGGCAGTGGTGTTGACGCTGATGGCACTGGAGTCTTGGCTTGGGCGACAACGGACCTTGCTAATGGACCCACTGTTATGGTGACGCGGATATTGCCTGAACAAGGCGACCAAGATGTTATGGTTGACCAGGGCGCGATTGAAACCGATGAAACGACATTGATTTACATGCGCACCGAACAGCTTTCGGGTGGAGCATATCGCGTAACCGTTCATGCTGCTGATGTACTCGGTAACATTGGTGAGGCTTCTGTTGAATTCGCTATCGGTGGCACACTACCTACCGTTGCGATTCAGTCTCCAGCTTCGGGACAGACCTTCGATCACGGAAAACCGCTAATCAGTGGTGAATTTTCCGGTGCAGGGACTGTTGATGTAACGACCTTTACTGTCAACGATGTTGATGCTACACCAGAGGTAGATGGCAATCGATTCTCCTATACCCCTGAGGCAGCATTGGCTGATGGCGATTATACCGTTGTTGTTGCAGTCACTGACGGTGATGGCAATAGGGCGCAGACATCTGTGGCTTTCACGGTGCAAGTGCCGAAAGACACAACACCACCTGTTATTTCTGCAGCCGCTCCTTCTGGTGTCATCAAGGGTGATAGTTGGGTAACAATCTCAGCGGTTGTCACGGATGAACAGTCGAGTGTTGTGAGTGCGAAGTTCGCTATTGACGATAAACCGTTCCGGTCTATTCCACTCGCGCAGATTGCTCAAGGTCGCATTGAGACGGCTGAAAGTTTCACATCTGGTACGCATACGGTAACCCTCGTCGCAATCAGTGAAGGTGGTACGACGCAACATTCGTGGACTTTCACATTGGAAGTTGACAATGTCGCACCGACTATCACTTCAATCTCACCAACAGGAACTATCCGCGGTGGACTCCCGACGATCTCGGCGAGTGCCAACGATGCGTCTGGCGTTGATGAAATAGATATCGTCGTCTTGGATAGCGATGGTGAAGAGGTGGAAGGCGGTACCGAAGATGATGGTGAAGACGATGTCGAAGGTATCACGCGTTTGGACTTCATTCCTGAAGCTCCCCTTGATGAAGGGACTTACACGATTCAGGTGCGAGCCACTGATACAATCGGCAATTCTGCCACAGCACAAGGCTCCTTCTCAATCGACTTCGATACTGCTGCTCCGGTGATCACGATGTCGTCGCCACAAAATGAGGCACGCCTGACTGAACGTCGTCCGCAAATTTCGATAAGTTACGCTGATGCGGAATCCGGTGTAGATATGGATTCTATCCGTTTCGTTTTGGATGACCAACTGATTAACCTCAAACCGAACCAGAAATCGGCATCCCAGGTGATATACACCCCGGATCTCGATCTCGCTTTTGGGCAACATACGGTCAAACTTGAGGTGTCTGACATGGCGCATAAAGAGGGCAACGTCTCTGAAGATAGCAGTGGTGCCCGTGAGGCGAACATGGCAGTCCACGAGTTTACGTTCTTTGTTGAGAGTGAGGCTGGTCCAGTATTGGCATCGCGTCCGATTAATGCCCCCAACCCGTTCAAGGATAATACGCGTATTTCCTTCACATTGACTCGACAGTCGACAGTGAGCATTGTCATTTACGACATGACGCTCCGACCCGTCCGAGTCTTGGTTGATAACGAGGTATGGGACGCAGGCGAGTACGTTGGTAAAGGCGCGATTGGTTGGGACGGCACCAGTTCTTCTGGCGAAGATTTGGCTCGAGGTGTCTATTTCTGTCAAATTATAGTGGCAGATGGTTTTGAACCCGAGTATGCCATTCTCAAACTTGCACTGACGCGCTAA
- a CDS encoding multiheme c-type cytochrome: protein MDFTLTRRGMISVGFGLFGCVFVTLIGVLTLRADNHTEGVAAAYQGFRDGKCQSCHPAIWREWENSMHAKAWVDEIYQTAASQVPDRETKCDQCHAPQPVLVTGVGKMPKLRNTDREAGVSCLVCHLDAQGAMHGPPASAETYFHANVTNPVYTDPTALCSTCHGQPTVPEHDQVSSFLGSGFAEKNQGCATCHMPVVTRLQSTASYESIKGRKHTWRGSRSVAQLRRAANLQLEYTTGKVEVKLLSKTGHVLPGGTLRTIILEVALFASDDTESQKQRILIAAENGNRLLPDENRTYTFNNVPAAPGDTIKARLMYQLTPKTLVSEWILMAEAIHVVR from the coding sequence ATGGATTTCACACTAACACGCCGAGGTATGATCAGTGTCGGTTTTGGGCTTTTCGGATGTGTTTTCGTCACGCTAATTGGTGTCCTTACGCTGCGTGCTGACAACCATACGGAGGGTGTGGCAGCGGCGTATCAAGGATTTCGAGATGGAAAGTGCCAAAGCTGCCATCCGGCAATCTGGAGGGAGTGGGAAAATTCCATGCACGCCAAGGCGTGGGTCGATGAAATCTATCAAACCGCTGCAAGTCAAGTCCCTGACAGAGAAACGAAATGCGATCAGTGCCATGCCCCGCAGCCGGTGCTCGTCACAGGTGTCGGGAAAATGCCGAAACTGAGAAATACGGACCGGGAAGCTGGGGTTTCATGTCTTGTTTGCCATCTTGATGCACAAGGTGCGATGCATGGACCTCCAGCAAGCGCGGAAACCTATTTTCATGCCAACGTAACCAATCCTGTTTACACCGATCCAACTGCTCTCTGTAGCACCTGTCACGGTCAACCGACTGTCCCGGAACACGATCAAGTTTCCAGTTTTCTTGGTAGTGGATTCGCTGAGAAAAACCAAGGTTGTGCCACATGTCACATGCCGGTTGTAACCCGATTACAAAGCACGGCGAGTTATGAGAGTATCAAAGGTAGGAAGCATACTTGGCGTGGCAGTCGGAGTGTTGCACAACTCAGACGCGCAGCGAATCTTCAACTCGAATACACAACTGGAAAGGTAGAGGTCAAACTTCTGAGTAAGACCGGACACGTCTTACCGGGAGGAACTTTGCGCACGATCATACTTGAGGTGGCTCTTTTCGCCTCAGACGACACTGAGAGTCAGAAGCAACGCATCTTAATTGCTGCCGAGAATGGTAACCGTCTCCTCCCAGACGAGAATAGGACTTATACTTTTAATAATGTACCTGCTGCCCCCGGTGATACAATCAAAGCCCGGTTGATGTATCAATTGACACCGAAGACATTGGTGTCTGAATGGATATTAATGGCAGAGGCGATTCATGTTGTGCGTTGA
- a CDS encoding phytanoyl-CoA dioxygenase family protein translates to MLTQSEKNQLDTDGLLLLESLIPSDTTDQLRESALSLAAAEQKAGKSHTYLANDSAQRVWNLIDKGEIFEEAIQQPKMLAAMEYLLGPDCTLSSFTVNVLYPGAPDAGLHIDYPLSALPTPRPSFPMVANSVWFLDDWTLENGATSCVPRSHRRLETLPESGVEYADELQICGPRGSVLIVNGAIWHGSSENKTNVPRVGLLGFFCRSILKPQQAHLKLVSDDVISRATPTLKRLLGFDSLPNMNT, encoded by the coding sequence ATGTTGACGCAATCCGAAAAAAACCAACTCGACACCGACGGTCTTTTGCTTCTGGAAAGCCTAATACCCTCTGATACAACTGACCAACTCCGAGAATCTGCTTTATCATTAGCTGCAGCTGAGCAGAAAGCCGGTAAAAGCCATACATATCTTGCTAACGACAGCGCACAACGCGTCTGGAACCTTATTGACAAAGGCGAGATCTTTGAAGAAGCTATCCAACAACCAAAGATGCTCGCAGCAATGGAATATCTACTCGGTCCCGATTGCACCTTGAGCTCATTTACAGTAAATGTGCTTTATCCCGGCGCGCCCGATGCAGGACTCCACATCGACTACCCGTTATCTGCATTACCCACACCGCGTCCGAGTTTTCCCATGGTTGCTAACAGTGTATGGTTTCTGGACGACTGGACACTCGAAAATGGGGCAACCAGTTGTGTGCCGAGAAGTCATCGACGGCTTGAGACATTGCCTGAATCCGGGGTTGAATACGCCGATGAGTTGCAAATTTGTGGACCGCGAGGATCCGTCTTGATTGTCAATGGTGCGATATGGCACGGTTCTTCAGAAAATAAAACGAATGTACCGCGTGTTGGGTTACTCGGTTTCTTCTGTCGTTCTATTTTAAAACCACAACAAGCACACCTGAAATTGGTATCGGACGACGTTATCTCACGTGCAACACCGACACTAAAGCGATTGCTCGGTTTTGACTCCTTACCGAACATGAACACTTAA